In Campylobacter suis, the following proteins share a genomic window:
- a CDS encoding TolC family protein codes for MRKILPIFLLVLFASGASLKDIIVAAKSAEIAKIKEFEARQAYLERDSVKSGYFPSLSLNASYSSTSGDRQLLTPKESLLASASVNFILYDGGAREARLDALKFSQNAKDLRSLETKNYLALQSVLLYFNALNLNEQINAKKAEIKHLSEAKNRLDKFKNAGLASLDESEAVSAKLSLSQSDEMALKAALANVFLQIETLCGLKDISLENFFIDETNLTNKNTEIMALNQEILATTQAQKIANSQLLPTIFIKNTFLSYKNNYDFGILSQNYRMYQGYLSKILKEDRQNANEIMLGFSWSIFDFGKTQKQSEIKKLDTIKASLNLAYKSRENELKIKSIKNDIAAIIFRIDALTSAKEASSLSLMAVMKQYEAGLAGYSEFLNAVAREFEAKSALSIAKNELEIKRANLVYENGDDIEKRVRQ; via the coding sequence ATGCGTAAAATTTTGCCGATATTTTTACTTGTTTTGTTTGCAAGCGGAGCTAGCCTAAAAGACATCATCGTTGCAGCCAAGTCAGCCGAGATAGCAAAGATAAAAGAGTTTGAGGCTAGACAAGCGTACTTAGAGCGAGATAGTGTGAAAAGTGGCTACTTTCCAAGCTTGAGCCTTAATGCAAGTTATAGCTCAACAAGTGGAGATAGACAGCTTTTGACTCCAAAAGAGAGTTTACTAGCATCTGCTAGTGTAAATTTTATACTTTATGATGGAGGGGCTAGGGAGGCTAGGCTTGATGCTTTAAAATTTAGCCAAAACGCAAAAGATTTAAGAAGTTTAGAAACAAAAAATTACCTTGCCCTACAATCTGTTTTACTCTACTTTAACGCCTTAAATTTAAATGAGCAGATAAACGCAAAAAAAGCAGAGATAAAACATTTATCTGAAGCCAAAAATAGACTTGATAAATTTAAAAATGCAGGACTTGCAAGTCTTGATGAGAGCGAGGCGGTAAGTGCAAAGCTAAGCCTTTCACAAAGCGATGAGATGGCTTTAAAAGCAGCTTTGGCGAATGTTTTTTTGCAGATTGAAACGCTTTGTGGCCTAAAAGATATAAGCCTTGAAAATTTTTTTATAGATGAGACAAACTTAACTAATAAAAATACTGAAATCATGGCTTTAAATCAAGAAATTTTAGCCACAACACAAGCCCAAAAGATAGCAAATTCTCAACTTTTACCAACGATTTTTATCAAAAACACATTTTTAAGTTATAAAAACAACTACGACTTTGGAATTTTAAGCCAAAACTATCGCATGTATCAAGGATATTTGTCAAAAATTTTAAAAGAGGATAGGCAAAATGCAAACGAGATAATGCTTGGCTTTTCTTGGAGTATTTTTGACTTTGGGAAAACTCAAAAACAAAGCGAAATAAAAAAGCTTGATACGATAAAAGCAAGCCTAAATTTAGCTTATAAAAGCCGTGAGAATGAGCTAAAGATAAAAAGTATCAAAAATGATATCGCAGCTATTATCTTTCGCATAGATGCGCTCACATCTGCAAAAGAGGCATCTAGCCTTAGCCTAATGGCTGTTATGAAGCAATACGAGGCAGGTCTTGCTGGTTATAGCGAGTTTTTAAATGCTGTTGCAAGAG